From Coffea arabica cultivar ET-39 chromosome 2e, Coffea Arabica ET-39 HiFi, whole genome shotgun sequence, the proteins below share one genomic window:
- the LOC113730983 gene encoding transcription factor bHLH162 encodes MEPNPSSSKADRKTIERNRRNRMKTLYSKLTSLIPPQSREASSLPDQLEEATNYIKKMQIKLEKLKERRDFTNGTRLSSDTDTASAGLRLPHIDIQERGSALEVVLITKSDCQFMFTETIRLLHEEGAEVVNASFSVLDETIFHTVHSKIGESAPCSAAARISEKLKKYVYGDN; translated from the exons ATGGagccaaaccctagttcatctaAAGCTGACAGAAAAACCATTGAGAGAAACAGAAGAAATCGGATGAAGACCCTTTATTCCAAGCTCACCTCTCTTATTCCTCCTCAATCCAGG GAAGCATCATCTCTGCCAGATCAACTTGAGGAAGCCACAAATTACATAAAGAAGATGCAGATCAAGTTGGAGAAGTTGAAGGAGAGAAGAGATTTTACTAATGGAACAAGATTAAGCAGTGATACAGATACAGCGTCTGCAGGTTTGAGACTGCCCCATATTGACATTCAAGAAAGGGGTTCGGCTCTGGAAGTGGTTCTGATAACTAAGTCGGATTGCCAATTCATGTTCACTGAGACCATCCGTTTGCTCCACGAAGAAGGAGCTGAGGTTGTCAATGCCAGTTTTTCTGTGCTGGATGAAACCATTTTCCACACTGTACATTCCAAG ATAGGAGAATCAGCACCTTGTTCTGCAGCAGCAAGGATATCCGAGAAGCTAAAGAAGTATGTTTATGGTGACAATTAG